Proteins encoded by one window of Halomonas chromatireducens:
- the narJ gene encoding nitrate reductase molybdenum cofactor assembly chaperone — MADAALQLPQAEPGMRSLRVLARLLDYPTEALQGAVDELIEALYVERRLSAALKADLMSWCQRISEADLLELQSEYVALFDKGRAHSLLLFEHVHGESRDRGQAMVDLMNEYQEAGFELDARELPDYLPLFLEYLSTRSEEEIGRWLGEIRHILALLAARLEERGTDHALVMRALLAMIGAEAEVEAQRETVVGESRDDTPEALDAVWEEEAVRFSAKSDEDCALQSAEGRRLAERKRETQSQPVRIMSPGAEAPRVSGR, encoded by the coding sequence ATGGCTGATGCCGCACTCCAGTTACCCCAGGCCGAACCTGGCATGCGCAGCCTGCGCGTGCTGGCCCGCCTGCTGGACTACCCCACCGAGGCGCTCCAGGGCGCGGTGGATGAACTGATCGAAGCGCTCTACGTCGAGCGCCGCCTGTCGGCGGCGCTCAAGGCGGACTTGATGAGCTGGTGCCAGCGCATCAGTGAGGCCGACCTGCTGGAGCTCCAGTCCGAGTACGTGGCGCTGTTCGACAAGGGCCGCGCCCACTCGCTGCTGCTGTTCGAGCATGTCCACGGCGAGTCCCGCGACCGCGGCCAGGCCATGGTCGACCTGATGAACGAGTACCAGGAAGCCGGCTTCGAGCTGGATGCCCGGGAATTGCCGGACTACCTGCCGCTGTTCCTGGAGTATCTCTCCACCCGCAGCGAGGAGGAGATTGGTCGCTGGTTGGGCGAGATCCGCCACATCCTGGCGCTGCTGGCGGCGCGCTTGGAAGAGCGTGGCACCGACCATGCCCTGGTGATGCGCGCCCTGCTGGCGATGATCGGCGCCGAGGCAGAAGTGGAAGCCCAGCGTGAAACCGTCGTGGGTGAGAGTCGCGATGACACCCCCGAGGCGCTGGATGCGGTCTGGGAGGAGGAGGCGGTGCGTTTCTCCGCCAAGTCGGACGAGGACTGCGCGCTGCAGTCCGCCGAAGGGCGCCGTCTGGCCGAGCGCAAGCGCGAGACGCAGAGCCAGCCGGTACGGATCATGTCCCCCGGGGCGGAAGCGCCTCGCGTGAGCGGTCGTTAA
- the narI gene encoding respiratory nitrate reductase subunit gamma, giving the protein MFDAISIYFNHLIYGYYPYLVGTVFLIGSLMRYDHGQFTWKTGSSQMLSSKNMRLASNLFHVGIIVIFFGHLFGMLTPHWMYDRFLDPGTKQLLAIVVGGIAGAMCVVGGAMLLHRRLTNVRVRASSSTMDTAILGLIVFQAALGMVTILFSLGHMDGEMMVTLASWAQAIVFFGGGAAYYLEEVSWIYKLHIFIGLTIILLFPFSRLVHVWSVPFGYITRRYQLVRRRG; this is encoded by the coding sequence ATGTTTGACGCTATTTCCATTTATTTCAATCACCTGATCTACGGCTACTATCCGTACCTCGTCGGCACCGTCTTCCTGATCGGCAGCCTGATGCGCTACGACCATGGCCAGTTCACCTGGAAGACCGGTTCAAGCCAGATGCTGTCGTCGAAGAACATGCGCCTGGCCAGCAACCTGTTCCATGTCGGCATCATCGTGATCTTCTTCGGCCACCTGTTCGGCATGCTGACGCCGCACTGGATGTACGACCGCTTCCTGGACCCCGGCACCAAGCAGCTTCTCGCCATCGTGGTGGGCGGCATCGCCGGTGCCATGTGCGTGGTGGGCGGCGCCATGCTGCTGCATCGCCGCCTGACCAACGTCCGGGTTCGGGCCTCATCGAGCACCATGGACACCGCCATCCTCGGCCTGATCGTGTTCCAGGCGGCGCTGGGAATGGTCACCATCCTCTTCTCCCTGGGCCACATGGACGGCGAGATGATGGTGACCCTGGCCAGCTGGGCCCAGGCGATCGTCTTCTTTGGCGGTGGCGCTGCCTACTACCTGGAAGAGGTCTCCTGGATCTACAAGCTGCATATCTTCATCGGCCTGACCATCATCCTGCTGTTCCCGTTCTCGCGACTGGTGCATGTCTGGAGCGTGCCGTTCGGCTATATCACCAGGCGCTATCAGCTGGTCCGCCGCCGGGGTTAA
- a CDS encoding peptidylprolyl isomerase has product MQMIEIEQLPGRVTPPPIRVGGKAIDEESIAREMQYHPAATAGEAQLQAARALVVRELLLQRAIELGLVAADEAEEGDNDAAIASLLEQELEVPEPSEADCRRFFDAAPERFSEPTRLAVRHILLAAAPDDAPARDAQYRLGESLIAELETIPERFTEFAMRHSACPSKEEGGELGWLAPGQTVGELDRALQHLPEGLHERPLASRYGWHVILIDERAEGQPQAFEQVIDRVRHNLREQATRRALRHYLLSLETEIGVEGVALDDDAAGSLMQ; this is encoded by the coding sequence ATGCAAATGATCGAGATCGAACAGCTGCCGGGCCGCGTCACCCCGCCGCCCATCAGGGTCGGCGGCAAGGCCATCGACGAGGAGAGCATTGCCCGGGAGATGCAGTACCACCCCGCGGCAACCGCCGGCGAGGCGCAGCTCCAGGCCGCCCGTGCCCTGGTGGTACGCGAGCTGCTGCTCCAGCGAGCCATCGAGTTGGGCCTGGTGGCGGCCGATGAAGCCGAGGAAGGCGATAACGACGCCGCCATCGCCAGCCTGCTGGAGCAGGAGCTGGAGGTGCCGGAGCCCTCGGAGGCCGACTGTCGGCGCTTCTTCGATGCCGCGCCGGAGCGTTTCAGCGAACCGACCCGGCTGGCCGTTCGCCACATCCTGCTGGCGGCGGCGCCGGACGATGCGCCGGCCCGCGATGCCCAGTACCGTCTCGGCGAGTCGCTGATCGCGGAGCTGGAGACCATTCCCGAGCGTTTCACCGAGTTCGCCATGCGCCACTCGGCGTGTCCATCGAAGGAGGAAGGCGGCGAGCTGGGCTGGCTGGCACCGGGCCAGACCGTCGGTGAACTGGACCGTGCCCTGCAGCACCTCCCCGAGGGGCTCCACGAGCGGCCGCTGGCCTCGCGCTATGGGTGGCACGTGATCCTGATCGACGAGCGCGCCGAGGGCCAGCCGCAGGCCTTCGAGCAGGTCATCGACCGTGTGCGTCACAACCTGCGTGAGCAGGCGACTCGACGCGCCCTGCGCCACTACCTGCTGTCACTGGAAACCGAGATCGGTGTCGAAGGAGTTGCGCTCGATGACGATGCTGCCGGAAGCCTGATGCAATAG
- the moaB gene encoding molybdenum cofactor biosynthesis protein B encodes MAHVHANARFVPLGIAILTVSDTRGFDQDGSGDLLSERLSEAGHALVERRIVPDDIYRIRAVVSKWVVRDDVQVILVNGGTGFTVRDTTPEALTPLFDRSVDGYGELFRQLSFETIGTSTIQSRAVAGVANATLIFAMPGSPKACATAWDGILESQLDARTRPCNFVAMVMPEQQACGSRELPKVPDHGQGARA; translated from the coding sequence ATGGCCCATGTTCACGCCAACGCCCGTTTCGTGCCGCTCGGCATCGCCATCCTGACAGTCTCCGATACTCGCGGCTTCGACCAGGACGGCAGCGGAGACCTGCTCAGCGAGCGTCTGTCCGAGGCCGGCCATGCGCTGGTGGAGCGTCGCATCGTGCCCGACGACATCTATCGCATCCGCGCGGTGGTTTCCAAGTGGGTGGTACGCGATGACGTGCAGGTCATCCTGGTCAATGGTGGCACCGGCTTCACCGTGCGCGATACCACGCCCGAAGCGCTCACGCCGTTGTTCGACCGCTCGGTGGATGGCTACGGTGAATTGTTCCGCCAGCTCTCTTTCGAAACGATTGGTACCTCCACGATTCAGTCCCGTGCCGTGGCGGGGGTCGCCAATGCGACACTGATCTTCGCCATGCCCGGCTCGCCCAAGGCCTGTGCCACCGCCTGGGATGGCATTCTCGAAAGCCAGCTCGATGCGCGTACCCGGCCGTGCAATTTCGTCGCCATGGTCATGCCCGAGCAGCAGGCGTGTGGCTCTCGGGAGTTACCGAAAGTGCCTGACCATGGTCAAGGAGCGCGCGCATGA
- the glp gene encoding gephyrin-like molybdotransferase Glp — MSCANLAKGLLDLDVARARMIAAAEPVQGEALVALEQAFGRVLACDLAARLDMPGIDNSAMDGYALRLSELGEQGLPVVLRVPAGAAVSALPEGGCARIFTGAPVPEGADCVIPQERVTLDGEGRMHISGEAKPGANIRRRGEEYRAGDALLPAGATLNAAALAMLASQGFAEVPVLPQLKVALISTGDELIEPGEPASPGQVYNSNRVMLQALLEQQGCNVIDLGIIADTAEALHEAFVVSRDSADLVICTGGVSVGEEDHVRPVLDALGGLVFHGVAMKPGKPFAFGYLDDGSPEGVPLIGLPGNPVASLVGWQLLARPFVQGCQGRTVGPLQQFNVRAGFSRRGNLGRRELLRVVLDWQGGLPVAFLAGGQGSHMLRAASQAHGYLMMAADTDVEEGHEYPYLPAGQFVD, encoded by the coding sequence ATGAGCTGTGCCAATCTTGCCAAAGGTCTGCTCGACCTGGACGTTGCCAGGGCGCGAATGATCGCCGCCGCCGAGCCAGTCCAGGGCGAAGCGCTGGTAGCGCTGGAGCAGGCTTTTGGCAGGGTGCTGGCGTGCGACCTGGCTGCTCGGCTGGACATGCCTGGCATCGACAATAGCGCGATGGATGGCTATGCCCTGCGGCTATCGGAACTGGGAGAGCAGGGCCTGCCCGTCGTCCTGCGGGTGCCGGCAGGAGCCGCGGTCTCGGCACTGCCCGAAGGGGGCTGCGCGCGTATCTTTACCGGTGCGCCGGTGCCGGAAGGTGCAGACTGCGTGATTCCCCAGGAGCGGGTCACGCTGGACGGCGAAGGGCGCATGCATATCAGCGGCGAGGCGAAACCGGGGGCCAATATCCGCCGGCGGGGCGAGGAGTACCGTGCCGGCGATGCGCTGCTGCCGGCGGGCGCTACCCTCAACGCCGCGGCGCTGGCGATGCTGGCGAGCCAGGGTTTTGCTGAGGTACCGGTATTGCCACAGCTGAAGGTGGCCTTGATTTCCACCGGTGACGAACTGATCGAACCCGGTGAGCCTGCCTCGCCGGGGCAGGTTTACAACAGCAATCGGGTGATGCTCCAGGCGTTGCTCGAGCAGCAGGGCTGCAATGTGATCGACCTGGGCATCATCGCCGATACGGCGGAGGCACTGCACGAAGCCTTCGTGGTCAGTCGCGACAGTGCCGACCTGGTGATCTGTACCGGCGGCGTATCGGTGGGGGAGGAGGACCATGTCCGACCTGTGCTCGATGCGCTGGGCGGGCTGGTATTCCACGGCGTGGCGATGAAACCGGGCAAGCCCTTCGCCTTCGGCTACCTGGACGATGGATCGCCGGAAGGGGTGCCCCTCATCGGCCTGCCGGGAAATCCGGTGGCGTCGCTGGTGGGATGGCAGCTCCTGGCCAGGCCCTTCGTCCAGGGGTGTCAGGGGCGTACCGTCGGACCATTACAACAATTCAATGTCCGTGCCGGCTTTTCGCGGCGCGGCAACCTGGGCCGGCGTGAGCTGTTGCGCGTAGTGCTCGACTGGCAAGGTGGCCTTCCGGTAGCCTTTCTTGCTGGTGGGCAGGGGTCGCACATGCTGCGGGCAGCCAGCCAGGCACACGGCTATCTGATGATGGCTGCCGATACCGACGTGGAGGAAGGTCATGAATACCCCTATCTGCCCGCCGGACAGTTCGTCGACTGA
- a CDS encoding Crp/Fnr family transcriptional regulator, producing MNTPICPPDSSSTDLLFKPKQLRELVHGVPWLGELNDDEVNSLLEDSELRALKNREWLFRQDAPAHWLYIVINGAVRLARSAGDGRLATIRCVERGGTLGELSMVSSAGVYLYSAEALRRTHVLAIPAQRCRDIMDRQPACRAEFMSRLALELTERLEDLALLTQADAMSRLVSYILRQLPSGRSKSPRVVRLSIPKRWLAAQLAMTPETLSRLLAKLRDSGVISIDRQRLVVLDEQKLRDAMLAND from the coding sequence ATGAATACCCCTATCTGCCCGCCGGACAGTTCGTCGACTGACCTGCTGTTCAAGCCCAAGCAGCTACGCGAGCTGGTGCATGGTGTGCCCTGGCTGGGCGAGCTCAACGATGACGAGGTCAACTCACTGCTGGAAGACTCCGAGCTGCGCGCGCTGAAGAATCGCGAGTGGCTGTTCCGGCAGGATGCCCCGGCCCATTGGCTCTACATCGTCATCAACGGTGCCGTGCGTCTGGCGCGCTCTGCCGGGGATGGCCGGCTGGCTACCATCCGCTGCGTGGAGCGCGGCGGCACCCTGGGCGAGCTGAGCATGGTTTCCAGCGCCGGCGTCTACCTCTATTCGGCAGAAGCGCTGCGCCGTACCCATGTGCTGGCCATTCCTGCCCAGCGCTGTCGCGACATCATGGATCGCCAGCCCGCCTGCCGCGCCGAATTCATGAGCCGTCTGGCGCTGGAGCTGACCGAACGCCTCGAGGACCTGGCCCTGTTGACCCAGGCCGATGCCATGTCGCGGCTGGTCAGCTACATCCTGCGCCAGTTGCCCTCCGGTCGCTCGAAGTCGCCTCGGGTGGTGCGGCTTTCCATACCCAAGCGATGGTTGGCCGCCCAGCTTGCCATGACACCGGAGACTCTGTCGCGGCTGCTGGCCAAGCTGCGCGACAGCGGTGTCATCAGCATCGACCGTCAGCGCCTTGTGGTGCTCGATGAACAGAAGCTGCGCGACGCCATGCTGGCGAATGACTAG
- a CDS encoding putative zinc-binding protein gives MSRTANKPRTLVYSCSGCSDVAQLANDVALALDHTGVAEMSCIAGVGGGVPGLVKTARSGRPIIAIDGCQMHCVTHCLANAGVSATEHVKLYEQGFRKRRGQTYSEEEVTAVAERVGSLIARLPVDAVAHIETSAEKKTEESP, from the coding sequence ATGTCCCGAACCGCCAATAAACCCCGCACCCTGGTCTACTCCTGCTCCGGCTGCTCCGACGTGGCCCAGTTGGCCAACGACGTGGCCCTGGCACTCGACCATACCGGGGTGGCGGAGATGTCCTGCATCGCCGGCGTGGGCGGTGGGGTGCCCGGACTGGTAAAGACCGCCCGTTCCGGTCGCCCCATCATCGCCATCGATGGCTGCCAGATGCACTGTGTGACCCACTGCCTGGCCAATGCCGGGGTCAGCGCCACCGAGCACGTCAAGCTCTACGAGCAGGGCTTTCGCAAGCGGCGCGGCCAGACATACAGCGAGGAAGAAGTCACAGCGGTGGCTGAGCGGGTCGGCAGCCTGATTGCCCGGCTGCCGGTGGATGCGGTAGCCCATATCGAAACAAGCGCCGAGAAAAAAACCGAGGAATCCCCATGA
- the moaA gene encoding GTP 3',8-cyclase MoaA → MNALVDGFGRTVRYVRLSVTDRCDFRCVYCMAEEMTFLPRAQVLTLEEMATLSRAFVELGVEKIRLTGGEPLVRRGIEGLVAEIGALDGLRDFAMTTNGAGLVKYAPALRAGGLKRLNISLDTLDSGRFRELTRTGSLDKVIDGIRAARDVGFERIKLNAVILKGRNDDEVLDLVAFARAEGVDISFIEEMPLGQSIGHDRAETFCSSDEVRARIESRHALVPTTENTLGPSRYFRMADSDSRIGFISPHSHNFCDACNRVRVTAEGRLLLCLGNEHSVDLRAVMRRHPGDLERLKAAIVVAMQKKPERHHFTTDGDVQVVRFMNMTGG, encoded by the coding sequence ATGAACGCTCTGGTCGACGGCTTCGGCCGCACCGTCCGCTACGTTCGCCTGTCGGTCACCGACCGCTGCGACTTTCGCTGCGTCTACTGCATGGCCGAGGAGATGACCTTCCTTCCGCGCGCCCAGGTGCTGACCCTGGAGGAGATGGCTACCCTGTCCAGGGCCTTCGTCGAACTCGGCGTGGAGAAGATCCGCCTGACTGGCGGCGAACCGCTGGTGCGTCGTGGCATAGAGGGACTGGTGGCCGAGATCGGTGCCCTCGACGGACTGCGGGACTTCGCCATGACCACCAACGGTGCCGGCCTGGTCAAGTACGCTCCGGCGCTGCGCGCTGGCGGCCTTAAGCGTCTCAATATCAGCCTCGACACCCTGGATTCCGGCCGCTTCCGCGAGCTGACCCGCACCGGCAGCCTGGACAAGGTCATCGATGGCATTCGTGCCGCCCGCGATGTCGGTTTCGAACGCATCAAGCTCAATGCCGTGATCCTCAAGGGGCGCAACGACGACGAAGTGCTCGATCTGGTCGCGTTTGCCCGTGCCGAAGGCGTGGATATCAGCTTCATCGAGGAGATGCCTCTTGGCCAGAGCATCGGCCACGACCGTGCCGAGACCTTCTGCTCAAGCGACGAGGTGCGCGCACGTATCGAGTCGCGCCATGCGTTGGTGCCCACCACCGAGAACACCCTGGGGCCTTCGCGCTACTTCCGCATGGCCGACAGCGACTCGCGCATCGGCTTCATCTCGCCCCACAGCCATAACTTCTGTGATGCCTGCAACCGCGTGCGAGTCACCGCCGAAGGCCGACTGCTGTTGTGTCTGGGCAACGAGCACTCCGTCGATCTGCGCGCGGTAATGCGCCGTCACCCCGGCGACCTCGAACGCCTCAAGGCCGCCATCGTCGTGGCCATGCAGAAGAAACCCGAGCGCCACCATTTCACCACCGACGGTGACGTGCAGGTGGTTCGCTTCATGAACATGACCGGGGGCTGA
- a CDS encoding prolyl oligopeptidase family serine peptidase: MADPHDEHDPHLWLEEVEGERALAWVEARNTESQARLADSPGFDALRADLQAILEADDRIPFVVKRGEHFYNFWQDRDHPRGLWRRTTPEEYRKARPEWEVLIDLDALNAEEGENWVWHGAHCLRPASPGEPWRHCLVSLSRGGADADVTREFDLVGKRWVQNGFYRPEAKGSLGWIDRDTVYAQTDFGEGSMTRSGYPRIVKQWRRGTPLAEAETVFEAELDDMAVGAAHDSTPGFERDFVSRARAFYDSELFLREADGTLRRIEVPNSAHKQVHREWLLVELREPWALGDITHPAGALLITNFDAFMAGARDFRVLFTPTERTSLSDATWTRHHLILNVLDDVKHRLYVMTPEAGQWQPEPLTGAPALGSVSVSAVDDEESDDVFLIVSDYLTPTTLLHGRVGEELETLKQAPALFDAEGLEVTQHFATSQDGTPVPYFQVARRDLEPSGDHPTLLYGYGGFEVPLLPGYSPGVGRAWLSRGGVYVVANIRGGGEYGPRWHQAALREKRHKAFEDFAAVAEDLIERGVTSPQRLGIQGGSNGGLLVGNMLTRYPQLLGAVVCQVPLLDMRRYHLLLAGASWMAEYGDPDGDDWDAFLRDVSPYHNLDSGADYPPLLLLTSTRDDRVHPGHARKMMARMHEQGHQVLYYENIEGGHGGAADNRQRAHMQALAFSFLGQQLMGGGCN; the protein is encoded by the coding sequence ATGGCTGACCCGCACGACGAGCACGATCCCCACCTGTGGCTCGAGGAAGTCGAGGGCGAGCGCGCCTTGGCCTGGGTGGAGGCACGCAACACCGAGAGCCAGGCAAGGCTTGCCGATTCGCCCGGCTTCGACGCCCTGCGCGCCGACCTCCAGGCGATCCTCGAGGCCGACGACCGCATCCCCTTCGTGGTCAAACGCGGCGAGCACTTCTACAACTTCTGGCAGGACCGCGACCACCCCCGCGGGCTGTGGCGTCGCACCACTCCCGAGGAGTACCGCAAGGCGCGGCCCGAGTGGGAGGTGCTGATCGACCTCGACGCGCTCAACGCCGAGGAGGGCGAGAACTGGGTGTGGCACGGTGCCCACTGTCTGCGCCCTGCTTCGCCCGGCGAACCCTGGCGGCATTGCCTGGTGTCGCTCTCCCGCGGCGGCGCCGACGCCGATGTCACCCGCGAGTTCGACCTGGTGGGGAAGCGCTGGGTCCAGAATGGCTTTTATCGCCCCGAGGCCAAGGGCAGCCTGGGCTGGATCGACCGCGATACGGTCTATGCCCAGACCGACTTCGGCGAAGGCTCGATGACCCGCTCCGGCTACCCGCGCATCGTCAAGCAGTGGCGTCGCGGCACGCCGCTGGCCGAGGCCGAGACGGTCTTCGAGGCCGAGCTCGACGACATGGCGGTGGGGGCCGCCCACGATTCCACGCCGGGCTTCGAGCGCGACTTCGTCAGCCGCGCCCGGGCCTTCTACGACAGCGAGCTCTTCCTGCGCGAGGCCGACGGCACCCTGCGCCGTATCGAGGTGCCCAACTCGGCCCACAAGCAGGTGCACCGGGAGTGGCTGCTGGTGGAGCTCCGCGAGCCCTGGGCGCTCGGCGACATCACCCATCCCGCCGGTGCCCTGCTGATCACGAACTTCGATGCCTTCATGGCAGGCGCGCGCGACTTCCGCGTGCTGTTCACCCCCACCGAGCGCACCTCGCTGTCCGACGCCACCTGGACCCGCCATCACCTGATCCTCAACGTGCTCGACGACGTCAAGCACCGGCTCTACGTCATGACACCGGAAGCGGGGCAGTGGCAGCCCGAGCCGCTGACGGGCGCGCCGGCGCTGGGTAGCGTCAGCGTGAGCGCGGTGGACGACGAGGAGAGCGACGATGTCTTTCTCATCGTCAGCGACTACCTGACCCCGACCACGCTGCTGCACGGCCGGGTCGGCGAGGAGCTCGAGACGCTCAAGCAGGCCCCGGCGCTGTTCGATGCCGAGGGCCTCGAGGTGACCCAGCACTTCGCCACCAGCCAGGACGGCACGCCGGTGCCCTATTTCCAGGTGGCGCGGCGTGATCTCGAGCCGAGTGGCGATCATCCGACCCTGCTCTACGGCTACGGCGGTTTCGAGGTGCCGCTGCTGCCCGGCTACAGCCCCGGCGTGGGGCGCGCCTGGCTCAGCCGGGGCGGCGTCTATGTGGTGGCCAACATCCGCGGCGGCGGCGAGTACGGCCCGCGCTGGCACCAGGCGGCGCTGCGCGAGAAGCGCCACAAGGCCTTCGAGGACTTCGCTGCCGTGGCAGAAGATCTGATCGAGCGCGGCGTCACCTCGCCGCAGCGGCTGGGCATCCAGGGCGGCTCCAATGGCGGCCTGCTGGTGGGTAACATGCTGACGCGCTACCCGCAGCTGCTGGGCGCCGTGGTGTGCCAGGTGCCGCTGCTCGACATGCGCCGCTATCACCTGTTGCTGGCCGGTGCCTCGTGGATGGCGGAGTACGGCGACCCCGACGGCGACGACTGGGACGCCTTCCTGCGCGATGTCTCGCCCTACCACAACCTCGACTCGGGCGCCGATTACCCGCCGCTGCTGCTGCTGACCAGCACCCGCGACGACCGCGTCCACCCGGGCCATGCACGCAAGATGATGGCGCGCATGCACGAGCAGGGGCACCAAGTGCTCTATTACGAGAATATCGAGGGCGGCCACGGCGGTGCGGCGGACAACCGTCAGC